The following proteins are co-located in the Verrucomicrobiia bacterium genome:
- a CDS encoding lysophospholipid acyltransferase family protein: MIKLLGRSKSFKVRANWFHFWAKVFLWIINGNVVVKGKVPTHGIVACNHLSYADIIVLGSIFPLVIVSKSEVASWPVIGPLTQCAGTLFIRRASKADVVRIGNEMATVINSGVPLALFLEGTTSTGETVLPFHSSLLAPVEKNGFPVFPAWMHYTVVDGTMEKDICYVGDDTFFPHSLKMMTKPSFEAYVGFGEPVTGMTDRKETARELHARVCRIKDDYFAAKKEPAQFAAK; encoded by the coding sequence TTGATCAAGCTTTTGGGCCGCTCCAAATCCTTCAAGGTCCGCGCCAACTGGTTTCATTTTTGGGCCAAAGTTTTTCTTTGGATCATCAATGGCAACGTCGTTGTCAAAGGCAAAGTGCCCACGCACGGCATCGTGGCCTGCAATCATCTCAGCTATGCGGACATCATCGTGCTCGGCTCGATCTTTCCGCTGGTGATTGTTTCCAAAAGCGAAGTCGCAAGCTGGCCGGTCATCGGCCCGCTCACTCAATGCGCAGGCACGCTCTTCATCCGGCGCGCGAGCAAGGCGGATGTCGTGCGCATCGGGAATGAAATGGCCACAGTCATTAATAGCGGTGTGCCGCTCGCGCTTTTTTTGGAAGGCACAACCAGCACCGGAGAAACCGTCCTGCCGTTTCATTCGTCCCTGCTGGCGCCGGTGGAAAAAAATGGCTTTCCTGTTTTCCCGGCGTGGATGCATTACACGGTGGTGGACGGGACGATGGAGAAAGACATTTGTTACGTTGGCGACGACACATTTTTCCCGCACTCGTTAAAGATGATGACCAAGCCGAGCTTTGAGGCGTATGTCGGTTTTGGCGAACCGGTAACGGGCATGACTGATCGCAAAGAAACCGCCCGCGAATTGCACGCCCGCGTTTGCCGTATCAAAGACGATTATTTCGCCGCTAAAAAAGAGCCGGCGCAATTCGCCGCAAAATAG